From Pseudoleptotrichia goodfellowii, a single genomic window includes:
- a CDS encoding S66 family peptidase yields the protein MNKPKSLKRGDTVAVVSLSRGVLGESFCNHQKLLGTKRLEKMGFNVVFMPNSLKGIEYLENHPEKRAEDLKNAFKNPDIKGILCAIGGIDGYKIFPYLMEDEEFISLVKENPKLFTGFSDTTVHHLMFHRLGMQSFYGPSFLTDIAELDDNLLPYTEKYWNIYSGSALNEINSSDIWYEERTDFSEKSLGIPRISHKENRGFELLQGKENFSGKLLGGCIESIYNVISGERFSEQKEICDKYNIFPTKDEWKEKILFIETAEGKSSPEKYKKMLEAIKEKGVFKVISGIIVGKPQDEAYYEEYKSILKEVVDNPELPVLYNVNFGHAYPRCVLPYGLKIEYNHSERKIIFKENIFSE from the coding sequence ATGAACAAACCGAAATCACTTAAAAGAGGAGATACTGTCGCTGTCGTCAGCCTGTCGAGGGGGGTATTGGGAGAAAGTTTCTGTAATCACCAAAAATTACTGGGAACAAAAAGACTTGAAAAAATGGGATTTAATGTCGTTTTTATGCCTAATTCACTGAAAGGCATCGAATATTTGGAAAATCATCCTGAAAAAAGAGCCGAAGACTTAAAAAATGCTTTTAAAAATCCTGATATTAAAGGGATTTTATGTGCTATCGGAGGAATTGACGGATATAAAATTTTTCCTTATCTTATGGAAGATGAAGAATTTATCTCACTTGTAAAAGAAAATCCGAAACTGTTTACAGGATTTTCCGATACTACAGTCCATCATTTGATGTTTCATCGATTGGGAATGCAAAGTTTTTACGGACCTTCTTTTTTAACGGATATTGCAGAGCTTGACGATAATTTACTGCCTTATACGGAAAAATACTGGAATATATATTCGGGAAGTGCTTTAAACGAAATAAACTCAAGCGATATATGGTACGAAGAAAGAACCGATTTTTCCGAGAAATCTTTAGGAATACCGAGAATTTCCCATAAAGAAAATCGGGGATTTGAACTTTTACAGGGAAAAGAAAATTTCAGTGGAAAACTTTTGGGCGGCTGTATTGAATCTATTTATAATGTTATTTCGGGCGAAAGATTCAGTGAACAGAAAGAAATATGCGATAAATACAACATATTTCCGACAAAAGACGAATGGAAAGAAAAGATTCTGTTTATAGAAACTGCCGAAGGAAAATCTTCTCCCGAAAAATACAAAAAGATGCTTGAAGCTATTAAAGAAAAAGGTGTTTTTAAAGTAATAAGCGGAATAATTGTCGGAAAACCTCAGGATGAAGCTTATTATGAAGAGTATAAGTCTATTTTAAAAGAAGTCGTAGATAATCCCGAACTCCCTGTACTCTATAACGTAAATTTCGGGCATGCTTATCCCCGTTGTGTTTTGCCCTACGGGCTGAAAATTGAATATAATCATTCGGAACGTAAAATTATTTTTAAAGAAAATATTTTTTCTGAATAA
- a CDS encoding PepSY domain-containing protein → MKNTDMNRKFLKILLFMILFSAVTFGIGKGKNMFSTDFSYKRSNADLKNKISSEKAKEIALNHARVSKNNAKFKKIGLHKKKDVLIYKIEFYVDKTRYQYEIDARNGIILKAKNNHKNK, encoded by the coding sequence GTGAAAAATACCGATATGAACCGTAAATTTTTAAAAATATTATTATTTATGATTTTATTTTCTGCAGTTACTTTCGGAATCGGAAAAGGAAAAAATATGTTTTCTACTGATTTTTCCTATAAAAGAAGTAATGCCGATTTAAAAAATAAAATTTCTTCGGAAAAAGCAAAAGAAATAGCTCTTAATCATGCAAGAGTTTCAAAGAATAATGCCAAATTTAAAAAAATCGGACTGCACAAAAAGAAAGATGTTCTTATTTATAAAATAGAATTTTATGTAGATAAGACCAGGTACCAATATGAAATTGACGCACGTAACGGGATCATTCTTAAAGCGAAAAATAATCATAAAAATAAATAA
- a CDS encoding peptidyl-prolyl cis-trans isomerase encodes MKNKIKILIVTVLCILALACGNTRGKSGKVVFESEDKKIKVYESEVNFQLERELEAAGAELKDVPKEQLEQMKLNIVKNIATTRAFALKAKEKKLDKDKKYTEGVEFTKENFLASVAMIDRLSSVNVTDDEAKKIYEANLKNFERPEDSVRLQLIVTPASEKDKAEAALKEAKANPGKFGELVRKYTGVQNGSTGETDEIPMSALAEKYAPISEAVKNAQKGQIIDNVIIVGDEAYIVKVLEKNPKGVVAFDVVKDQIKAQMKASKRQEETQKFMEDVTREFKLDKINKDTVKLPETKK; translated from the coding sequence ATGAAAAATAAAATTAAAATTTTAATCGTCACTGTATTGTGTATATTAGCTTTAGCATGTGGAAATACAAGAGGAAAAAGCGGAAAGGTCGTATTTGAATCTGAAGATAAAAAAATAAAAGTTTATGAATCGGAAGTAAATTTTCAATTGGAAAGAGAACTTGAGGCTGCAGGTGCCGAATTAAAAGATGTACCTAAAGAACAGCTTGAACAAATGAAATTAAATATCGTAAAAAATATAGCTACAACGAGAGCTTTTGCTTTAAAAGCGAAAGAAAAAAAGCTTGACAAAGATAAAAAATATACCGAAGGTGTGGAATTTACAAAAGAAAATTTCCTTGCATCTGTTGCGATGATAGACAGACTGAGCTCGGTAAATGTTACAGATGACGAAGCAAAAAAAATATACGAAGCAAATTTAAAAAACTTTGAAAGACCTGAAGATTCGGTAAGATTACAGTTAATTGTTACTCCTGCGAGTGAAAAAGATAAAGCTGAAGCTGCATTAAAAGAAGCAAAAGCAAATCCGGGTAAATTCGGAGAGCTTGTCAGAAAATATACAGGAGTACAAAACGGTTCGACAGGAGAAACTGACGAAATACCTATGTCTGCTCTTGCAGAAAAATACGCACCTATAAGCGAAGCCGTAAAAAATGCTCAAAAGGGTCAGATTATCGACAATGTTATAATTGTAGGAGATGAAGCTTATATAGTAAAAGTATTGGAGAAAAATCCTAAAGGAGTTGTGGCTTTTGATGTAGTAAAAGATCAGATAAAAGCACAGATGAAAGCTTCAAAAAGACAGGAAGAAACACAAAAATTTATGGAAGATGTTACAAGAGAGTTTAAATTGGATAAAATAAATAAAGATACTGTTAAACTTCCTGAAACAAAAAAATAA
- a CDS encoding helix-turn-helix domain-containing protein has protein sequence MDIKIIAEYMREKLESYDENEKFSIKEIAEKFGYTKYEFSRKFKKETGFSAKEFVSVLKLEKSLQKLIKEDKSVILAQLESGYESSSSFSNIFRKNTGLSPREYRKNIEKLHEIVNKYKENKESSEETYYEYMKSNGKSTCTVYLKYPENYKSEMTFVGLFKTPIPNHAPVIGKAVIPKKVNNRCTFKNIPDGKYYILACSVEKNGKIFRYFDLKNCLRGKVEKQLIFPSEKEEKFEILFREAIPEDPPILINLPNLLFKVIGK, from the coding sequence ATGGATATAAAGATTATTGCCGAATATATGAGAGAAAAACTCGAATCGTACGATGAGAATGAAAAATTTTCAATAAAAGAGATTGCTGAAAAATTCGGTTACACGAAATATGAGTTCAGCAGAAAATTCAAAAAGGAAACAGGATTTTCAGCCAAAGAATTTGTTTCTGTATTAAAACTTGAAAAATCATTACAAAAGCTTATAAAAGAAGATAAAAGTGTTATTCTTGCACAACTGGAGTCGGGCTATGAAAGTTCAAGCTCATTTTCCAATATATTCAGGAAAAATACAGGACTTTCGCCGAGAGAATACAGAAAAAATATTGAAAAACTGCATGAAATTGTGAATAAATATAAGGAAAATAAAGAGTCTTCAGAAGAAACTTATTATGAATATATGAAAAGCAACGGGAAAAGTACCTGTACAGTTTATTTGAAATATCCTGAAAATTATAAAAGTGAAATGACTTTTGTAGGATTATTTAAAACACCTATACCGAATCATGCTCCTGTTATCGGAAAAGCTGTAATTCCTAAGAAAGTAAATAATAGATGTACTTTCAAAAATATCCCTGACGGAAAGTATTATATTTTGGCATGTTCAGTTGAAAAAAACGGGAAAATTTTCAGATACTTCGATTTGAAAAACTGTCTTCGGGGGAAAGTCGAAAAGCAACTGATTTTTCCTTCGGAAAAAGAAGAAAAATTTGAAATTTTATTCAGAGAAGCAATTCCCGAAGATCCGCCTATTTTGATTAATCTGCCGAATTTACTGTTTAAAGTTATCGGAAAATAA
- a CDS encoding DMT family transporter — protein sequence MGAKSKVNIQKRYINHYYAVLAALFYALNVPVAKILLKDINEVILAGLLYLGAGMGMTGVVFFGKKNVSEKEKPFEKKDVKYIFGMIVLDIFAPIFLMTGLNKALPENVSLLNNFEIVVTSLIAYFIFREKISKRLATGLFLVTLSTIILSFQGIKSFSFSEGSLFVILACCCWGLENNCTRMLSQSDPKKIVIIKGIGSGLTAFLIGVFLRYPLPSLMTMIYSLCLGFVSYGLSVYYYVKAQRYLGASRTSAYYALTPFIGVILSLVLFREMPTVNFWIALVVMGIGIFFTN from the coding sequence ATGGGGGCTAAGTCGAAAGTGAACATTCAAAAAAGATATATTAATCATTATTATGCAGTTCTGGCAGCTTTGTTTTATGCTTTAAATGTACCTGTAGCCAAAATTTTATTAAAAGATATAAATGAAGTAATACTGGCGGGACTTTTATATTTAGGTGCAGGAATGGGAATGACTGGAGTAGTATTTTTCGGAAAAAAGAATGTTTCCGAAAAAGAAAAGCCCTTTGAAAAAAAGGATGTAAAATATATATTCGGAATGATAGTTCTGGATATTTTTGCTCCGATTTTTCTAATGACGGGCTTAAATAAAGCTCTGCCTGAAAATGTATCATTACTTAACAATTTTGAAATAGTAGTTACAAGTTTAATAGCATATTTTATATTTCGGGAAAAAATTTCCAAAAGATTGGCGACAGGACTGTTTTTAGTGACTTTATCAACAATAATACTGAGTTTTCAGGGAATAAAAAGCTTTTCTTTTTCAGAAGGCTCGTTATTTGTAATATTGGCATGTTGCTGCTGGGGGCTTGAAAATAACTGTACGAGAATGCTTTCTCAAAGCGATCCAAAAAAAATAGTTATAATCAAAGGAATAGGTTCGGGTCTTACTGCGTTTTTAATAGGTGTCTTTTTAAGATATCCTTTACCGTCTTTAATGACAATGATTTATTCTTTATGTTTAGGGTTTGTGTCTTACGGGCTCAGTGTGTATTATTATGTTAAGGCTCAGAGATATCTGGGGGCAAGTCGAACAAGTGCTTATTACGCACTTACTCCTTTTATAGGAGTTATACTTTCTCTAGTTTTATTCAGAGAAATGCCGACGGTAAATTTCTGGATAGCTTTAGTAGTAATGGGAATAGGAATATTTTTTACAAATTAA
- a CDS encoding VOC family protein, translating into MKIKSVAIGIPVNNLEKSAKWYKDIFEPEEESVPSVDSPIIEYKTGPVWIQLFEGKTENSDNVVNFEVENLEKEYNRLKEMSVINDEEITDILDVIKYL; encoded by the coding sequence ATGAAAATTAAAAGTGTAGCAATAGGGATTCCCGTAAATAATCTCGAAAAATCTGCAAAATGGTACAAAGATATTTTTGAACCTGAAGAAGAATCTGTTCCTTCTGTAGATTCTCCAATAATTGAATATAAAACAGGACCTGTTTGGATTCAGCTTTTTGAGGGAAAAACAGAAAATAGTGATAACGTCGTTAATTTTGAAGTTGAAAATCTTGAAAAAGAATATAATCGTTTAAAAGAAATGTCTGTAATCAATGATGAAGAAATAACAGATATTCTCGATGTTATTAAATATCTGTAA
- a CDS encoding response regulator transcription factor, which yields MRILVVEDEKSLNEVIVKRLEDEHYGVDWCYNGKDALDNILLTEYDAIILDIMLPELNGYEVLKTIRSKNIDTPVLFLTAKDSIEDRVKGLDSGANDYLTKPFAFEELLARIRVMLRKDSNSSGNVFTVANLTVDTNSHSVFRDDIPIKLSKREFTILEYMIRNRGKILSKDKIEQHIWNYDYEGGSNVIEVYIRYLRKKIDADFSPKLIHNIYGVGYILKVEDE from the coding sequence TTGAGAATCTTAGTTGTTGAAGATGAAAAAAGTTTAAATGAAGTAATTGTAAAAAGACTGGAAGATGAGCATTACGGGGTAGACTGGTGTTATAACGGGAAAGATGCACTTGATAATATTCTTTTAACAGAATACGATGCCATAATTCTGGATATTATGTTGCCCGAGTTAAACGGTTACGAAGTTCTAAAAACTATACGTTCAAAAAACATAGACACTCCTGTCCTCTTTTTAACAGCAAAAGACAGTATAGAAGATAGAGTTAAAGGGCTTGATTCGGGAGCTAACGACTATTTGACCAAACCTTTTGCTTTTGAAGAGCTTCTTGCCCGAATAAGAGTAATGTTAAGAAAAGATTCCAACAGTTCAGGTAATGTATTTACTGTAGCAAATTTAACTGTGGATACAAACTCACACTCGGTTTTTCGTGATGATATTCCTATAAAACTGTCCAAGCGTGAATTTACAATACTCGAATATATGATTAGAAACAGAGGAAAAATACTTTCCAAAGATAAAATAGAGCAACATATATGGAATTATGACTATGAAGGCGGAAGCAATGTTATCGAAGTTTATATAAGATACTTGAGAAAAAAAATCGATGCCGATTTCTCTCCGAAACTTATTCATAATATTTACGGAGTCGGCTATATATTGAAGGTGGAAGATGAGTAA
- the pth gene encoding aminoacyl-tRNA hydrolase, with amino-acid sequence MKLIVGLGNPGEQYKLTRHNIGFIFIDEYLKENNINDMREKYKSEFIQTTYKGDKVFYQKPLTFMNSSGEAVGEAVRFFKIDPETELFVIYDDMDMEFGKLKVKKDGRSAGHNGIKSIIQHVGEKFVRIKYGIGKPKSKDETIGFVLGKFSPEEKETLKESREKIFNLIEDIKNDMTLERLMNKYNTK; translated from the coding sequence ATGAAATTAATAGTAGGACTGGGAAATCCTGGAGAACAGTATAAACTGACAAGACATAATATAGGTTTTATATTTATAGATGAATATTTAAAAGAAAACAATATAAACGATATGAGAGAAAAATATAAATCGGAATTTATACAGACGACTTATAAAGGGGATAAAGTGTTTTATCAGAAACCGCTTACTTTTATGAATTCAAGCGGAGAAGCTGTGGGAGAGGCTGTCAGATTTTTCAAAATAGATCCCGAAACGGAACTTTTTGTTATTTATGATGATATGGATATGGAGTTCGGGAAGCTGAAAGTAAAAAAAGACGGAAGATCTGCAGGTCATAACGGAATAAAGTCGATAATACAGCATGTCGGCGAAAAGTTTGTGAGGATAAAATACGGGATAGGAAAACCGAAATCAAAAGATGAGACTATAGGATTTGTTTTAGGAAAATTTTCTCCTGAAGAAAAAGAAACACTGAAAGAAAGCAGAGAAAAAATCTTTAACCTAATAGAAGATATTAAAAACGATATGACTTTGGAAAGACTTATGAACAAGTATAACACAAAGTAG
- the spoVG gene encoding septation regulator SpoVG: MKITDIRLRLGKGSEEGGKLKAYVDITFDECFVIHGLKVIEGQNGLFVAMPSRRMPNGEFKDIAHPITPELRSELTRVILENYEKENVEAE, encoded by the coding sequence ATGAAAATAACAGATATCAGACTCAGACTCGGAAAAGGCTCTGAGGAAGGCGGAAAGTTAAAAGCATATGTAGACATTACGTTTGATGAATGCTTCGTTATTCACGGGCTAAAAGTTATTGAAGGACAAAACGGACTTTTTGTTGCGATGCCCTCAAGAAGAATGCCTAACGGAGAGTTTAAGGACATAGCTCACCCTATTACTCCGGAATTAAGATCCGAATTGACAAGAGTAATTTTGGAAAACTATGAAAAAGAAAATGTAGAAGCCGAATAA
- a CDS encoding DNA-3-methyladenine glycosylase translates to MLKNRNKSKDFFEQGTVSLAKELLGKLIIVKNGDKILSGYITETEAYLGIIDEACHGYDGKRTPKVEALYQEAGTVYIYTMHTHKMLNIVSCEEGNPQAVLIRGIEPAAGKEVMEENRGKTGVLVSNGPGKLTKAMGIKDKFNMSKIGILSEKTDMKKIKENIIYIDFEKSKIPAEIKVSPRIGIPDKGIWTEKQLRFYVAGNRYVSGMRKSEYTDKCWKDL, encoded by the coding sequence ATGCTTAAAAATAGAAATAAATCAAAAGATTTTTTTGAACAGGGTACAGTTTCTCTGGCAAAAGAACTTTTAGGAAAATTGATAATCGTGAAAAACGGAGATAAAATATTGAGCGGCTATATTACTGAAACGGAAGCGTATCTCGGAATAATTGATGAGGCATGTCACGGATATGACGGGAAAAGAACTCCGAAAGTAGAGGCTTTGTATCAGGAAGCGGGAACCGTGTATATTTACACAATGCACACTCATAAAATGCTTAATATAGTTTCATGTGAAGAAGGAAATCCTCAGGCAGTATTAATTCGGGGAATAGAGCCTGCGGCAGGAAAAGAAGTAATGGAAGAAAACAGAGGAAAAACAGGTGTATTAGTGAGTAACGGACCGGGAAAACTGACAAAAGCTATGGGGATAAAAGATAAATTCAATATGTCAAAAATTGGAATTTTAAGCGAAAAAACCGATATGAAAAAAATAAAAGAAAATATAATTTATATTGATTTTGAGAAAAGTAAAATTCCTGCAGAAATAAAAGTAAGTCCAAGGATAGGTATTCCCGATAAAGGAATATGGACGGAAAAGCAGCTTCGTTTTTATGTTGCAGGAAACAGATATGTTTCCGGAATGAGAAAGAGTGAATATACGGATAAATGTTGGAAAGACCTTTAA
- a CDS encoding RluA family pseudouridine synthase: MKKFKLEKQYQRMKISQYLREVQNYSGRSLRNVEVFLNGKQVRTTKKLPSSGILRVIEKEKGTDIKPIKLDLDIVYEDDDLLVVNKEPFLLTHPTQKKVDFTLANGIVHYFKEKYGKETVPRFYNRLDMNTSGLIIIAKNSFAQAFLQNFSDFEKKYLAIVDGIMEFDEEIVIEKPIYRDGDKLERIIDERGQYAKTAVRPLKKYPEKNVTLAECELFTGRTHQIRVHLKSVGHTIVGDELYGKGIDEKRGIKRQFLHAYKVKFTHPVKKEEIELEIPLFDDMKEFLGEDILK; encoded by the coding sequence ATGAAAAAGTTTAAATTGGAAAAACAGTACCAGAGAATGAAAATATCCCAATATTTGAGAGAAGTGCAGAATTATTCAGGAAGAAGTTTGAGAAATGTGGAAGTGTTTTTAAACGGAAAACAGGTAAGGACTACAAAAAAACTTCCTTCAAGCGGAATTTTAAGAGTAATCGAAAAAGAAAAAGGAACGGATATAAAGCCGATAAAACTTGATTTGGATATTGTTTATGAAGATGATGATTTGCTTGTTGTAAACAAAGAGCCGTTTTTACTGACACATCCTACTCAGAAAAAAGTTGATTTTACACTGGCAAACGGGATAGTTCATTATTTTAAGGAAAAATACGGAAAAGAAACTGTTCCGAGATTTTATAATAGACTGGATATGAATACGTCGGGCCTTATAATTATTGCGAAAAACAGTTTTGCACAAGCATTTTTACAAAATTTTTCCGATTTTGAGAAAAAATATCTTGCAATAGTGGACGGAATTATGGAGTTTGATGAAGAAATAGTCATAGAAAAGCCTATTTACAGGGATGGAGATAAACTTGAAAGAATAATAGACGAAAGAGGTCAATATGCGAAAACAGCAGTAAGACCTTTAAAAAAATATCCCGAAAAAAATGTGACTCTTGCGGAATGTGAGCTTTTTACAGGGAGAACCCATCAAATAAGAGTACATTTAAAGTCTGTAGGACATACAATAGTCGGAGATGAACTTTACGGCAAGGGAATCGATGAAAAAAGAGGAATAAAAAGGCAATTTTTACATGCGTATAAAGTAAAATTTACTCACCCTGTGAAAAAAGAAGAAATAGAACTGGAAATACCTTTATTTGACGATATGAAAGAATTTCTCGGAGAGGATATCTTGAAATAA
- a CDS encoding S4 domain-containing protein, whose product MRLDKFLKITRIIKRRTVAKELADNGNISVNGEEKKSSYNIKKGDILDIKYFNKNIKIKIKDIPPENLKKDFIDEYIELIS is encoded by the coding sequence ATGAGATTGGATAAATTTTTAAAAATAACAAGAATAATAAAAAGAAGAACTGTTGCAAAAGAGTTGGCGGATAACGGAAATATTTCCGTAAACGGAGAAGAAAAAAAATCTTCTTATAATATAAAAAAGGGAGATATTCTTGATATAAAATATTTTAATAAAAATATAAAAATAAAAATAAAAGATATTCCTCCTGAAAATTTAAAAAAAGATTTTATTGATGAATATATTGAATTAATAAGTTAA
- a CDS encoding SRPBCC family protein encodes MNKIIHCKVKLKCDTKYAFEMFTKNELISTWLCKHADIEPVTNGKYELFWDDNKEINSTIGCKITAIEPSRLLCFEWKCSLEFSEFMNYSDPLTHVCVLFSKENNDSCEVNLIHSG; translated from the coding sequence ATGAATAAAATCATCCACTGCAAAGTCAAATTAAAATGTGATACAAAATATGCTTTTGAAATGTTCACAAAAAATGAACTTATTTCAACATGGTTATGCAAGCATGCCGATATCGAGCCTGTAACAAACGGAAAATACGAATTATTCTGGGATGATAACAAAGAAATCAACAGTACCATCGGTTGTAAAATTACTGCAATAGAGCCTTCCCGATTATTGTGTTTCGAGTGGAAATGTTCTCTTGAATTTTCGGAATTTATGAATTATTCCGATCCTTTAACTCATGTTTGCGTACTGTTTTCTAAGGAAAATAACGATTCCTGTGAAGTCAATTTAATTCATAGCGGTTGA
- a CDS encoding HAMP domain-containing sensor histidine kinase, producing the protein MSNFFRNILNRISVSLKLKITFWYMGLMTGLVIFFLSIIFYISDNLIRNSIHEDLKNTVNSVFGQIEISDNNEPDFDESLVLLRNNIEISIYNKDLEFIYGSALSDFNFENSPFHENTIRTIRKGDEKWYVYENKKYIPNYGDLWIRGVIPSSLAEKAIETIISISLIILPFFLLFAGISGYIITKNGFKPIEKIRLTAENINAGNDLSRRINLGQQRKDEIHTLANTFDTMFNRLQTSFENEVQFTSDVSHELRTPISVIISQSEYGLNHTESKEKMENSLKSVLKESIKMSQMISQLLMLSKMDKGHQKLNIEKVNLSELLDIIIDTQQIAADKKNIKINSVISPDIVIPADEILIMRLFINLITNAVNYGKENGYINIELFKFKDKIISKISDNGIGIAQENINKIWTRFYQVDSSRSSDSSGLGLSMVKWIVEAHKGSISVKSELNKGTSFTVELPLNNKL; encoded by the coding sequence ATGAGTAATTTTTTCAGGAATATTCTGAACAGAATTTCCGTTTCTTTAAAGTTGAAAATTACTTTCTGGTATATGGGACTTATGACAGGACTTGTAATTTTCTTTCTTTCTATAATTTTTTACATAAGTGATAATTTAATTCGTAATTCTATTCATGAAGATTTAAAAAATACAGTAAACAGTGTTTTCGGTCAAATCGAAATTTCCGATAATAATGAGCCCGATTTTGATGAAAGCCTTGTACTTTTGAGAAATAATATAGAGATTTCAATATACAATAAAGACCTTGAATTTATTTACGGAAGTGCTTTGAGCGATTTTAACTTTGAAAATTCTCCTTTTCATGAAAATACCATAAGAACTATAAGAAAAGGAGATGAAAAATGGTATGTATATGAAAATAAAAAATATATTCCGAATTATGGTGATTTGTGGATTAGAGGTGTTATTCCTTCCTCTCTTGCGGAAAAAGCTATCGAAACAATAATTTCCATTTCACTGATTATTTTGCCTTTTTTCCTTCTTTTTGCAGGAATAAGCGGGTATATAATAACAAAAAACGGCTTCAAGCCTATTGAAAAAATAAGGCTTACTGCAGAAAATATAAACGCAGGAAATGATCTGTCCCGAAGAATAAATTTAGGGCAACAGAGAAAAGATGAAATTCATACTTTGGCAAATACTTTTGATACGATGTTCAACAGACTCCAAACTTCTTTTGAAAACGAAGTACAGTTTACTTCTGACGTTTCTCATGAACTGCGTACGCCTATATCGGTCATTATTTCCCAAAGTGAATACGGTTTAAACCACACTGAATCCAAAGAAAAAATGGAAAACTCTTTAAAATCGGTGTTAAAAGAGTCAATAAAAATGTCTCAAATGATTTCTCAACTTTTGATGCTTTCAAAAATGGATAAAGGACACCAGAAACTGAATATTGAAAAAGTAAATTTAAGTGAACTGCTTGATATTATAATTGACACTCAGCAAATTGCTGCAGATAAAAAAAATATAAAAATTAATTCGGTTATAAGTCCTGATATTGTAATTCCTGCAGATGAAATACTTATAATGAGACTTTTTATAAATCTTATTACAAATGCTGTCAATTACGGAAAAGAAAACGGATATATAAATATTGAATTATTCAAATTTAAAGATAAAATTATAAGCAAAATCTCCGACAACGGAATAGGAATAGCCCAAGAAAATATAAATAAAATATGGACAAGATTTTATCAGGTAGATTCTTCAAGATCTTCCGACTCGTCAGGACTTGGACTCTCAATGGTAAAATGGATAGTCGAAGCTCATAAAGGAAGTATTTCTGTAAAAAGTGAGCTAAATAAAGGAACCTCATTCACAGTAGAACTTCCTCTAAACAATAAATTATAA
- a CDS encoding DUF3060 domain-containing protein, whose amino-acid sequence MKNFIKLTVLTLVTSALLNAGTVKVGNQIKIKTPGSTSVNVSDGNININAQDSETKNSSKKAKSTKGKKIVINGASITKTVTLNGESLEITGASNHITVKGNVSSLTVNGADNTVTLDSVSSINVYGTSNKIYYKTAPSKSGKPSISVTGADSTVSKR is encoded by the coding sequence ATGAAAAATTTTATTAAATTAACAGTTTTGACACTGGTAACATCCGCTCTTTTAAATGCAGGTACGGTAAAAGTGGGCAATCAGATTAAAATTAAAACTCCGGGAAGTACTTCTGTAAATGTTTCCGACGGTAATATCAATATTAATGCACAAGATTCGGAAACAAAAAACAGCAGTAAAAAAGCAAAATCGACTAAAGGTAAAAAAATTGTAATAAACGGGGCTTCTATAACAAAAACCGTTACATTAAACGGTGAATCTCTGGAAATAACAGGAGCTTCAAATCATATTACAGTAAAAGGGAATGTATCTTCTCTTACAGTAAACGGTGCAGACAATACAGTAACTCTTGATTCTGTTTCAAGCATAAACGTTTACGGGACTTCAAATAAAATTTATTATAAAACGGCTCCTTCAAAATCCGGGAAACCTTCGATTTCAGTGACAGGAGCAGACAGTACTGTTTCCAAAAGATAA